ACTCTGTCTGCCGTTTCTTCAACGCCTCCATATGCAACTCGCGCATCAGGCGCTTCAGCTCTTCTTCCGGCGCGATGTTCTCGCCCACAAACAACCCCGAGCGCAAGCTGATAAGATCGGCACGCGCCTGGAGCTCCGGCGACACCGTTCCTATCCCCTCATCAGTCATCGCGTGAAGCAGCTCCACGTCAGTAGGCGCAAAATCTTTCTCCGCCGCGAGCACTTTCGCGCGAAGTGCCGGGTACGCGCACACCAAACTCAACATCCGCTCCCCGACAAGCTCGCTGCGCGTTTGCGGATCCTGCCGCTCGGCCCCGCTTTGCGGGGCCTCGGGCGCTTGCAACTCATCGTTTTTCGCCTTTTGCACTACTTGCTCAGGAACCTTTAGCGCGTCCATTTCTTCGGTTAACGCCCGCTCGGTCAACCCCGAGAGAACACCGAGCTCGCGGACCCAATGCAGGCGCTCAATCGGACTCGCAATCTGTTTGATTTTCCCCAACACTACCCGCACGCTCTTTTTTTGATCAGCAACCGGGGCGCCCGGATGCACGTAGCGGTCAAAATAGTAGCGCATCGCCGGCAATGCCTTTGTAACAAACTCCGCCATTTTTCCCGGCGCTCCCTGCACTACTTCCGCCGGGTCTTTATATCCTTTAATGGTGAGAATTTTGACGTTAAAGTCCGCCGACTGGGCAAGGTCAATGCTTCGCTCCGCGGCGGCAAGCCCCGCGTCGTCGGCGTCAAAGCTCAACACCAGCGTTTCAGCGATGCGGCGAAGCGCAATCAGGTGTTCCATCGTAAGGGCGGTGCCGGATGAGGCAATCACGTTTTTAATGCCATCCTGCCACAGCATCAGAAAATCCATCTGCCCCTCAACAACAATCGCGGTTTTGGTGTCACGGATCGCGGATTTTGATTTATGAAAACCGTAGAGTATTTTTGATTTATTAAAAATCGGCGTTTCCGGACTGTTCACGTATTTTGCCGCCTCAAAGCCGGTCTGCGCGATTTCGGACGGCAGTACCCTACCTGTAAATCCCACGACTTTTCCGAAATTATTGTACAACGGAAACATCACACGCCCGCGGAAACGGTCCCAGTAGGTACCTCGCTCGCTTTTAATAACAAGTCCAGCGCGCTCAATTTCCGGAACCGCGTACCGCGCGCCGGTCAATGCGCGGAATAACCCGTCGGAGATTGCCGGCGCAAGCCCGATTTCAAATTCGCGGATCGTCTCCGCGGTGAGGCCGCGCTTCACTAAATACTCCCGAGCAATTCCTTGGTGCGCCGAGGGCACGGCAGCCACGAGCTGTGCCACAAAAAAATCTTTCGCGGCGCGGTTGGCATCATAAAGTTCGCGGTACGCACCGCCTTGAGCAGCCCCCGCCGCAACCGTTACGCCGGCCTTCTCCGCCAAAAGCTTCATCGCTTCAAAGAACTCAATATTCTCGTACTTCATCACGAACTTGAACATATCGCCGCCCTCGCCACATCCGAAACAATGCCATGACCCGCGGTCCGGAGAAACCATAAACGACGGCGACTTTTCCTTATGAAACGGGCAAAGCGCCTTCAGATTTTTACCCGCGGGAATAAGCTTGATGTAAGCGCGTAAGACCTCGGCGATATCAAGGCGGCTTTTGATTTCTTGGACGTTATCGGACATTGAATAGCGTTTAGTGGTTAGGGTACAGCGATTAGGAGCACAAATT
This region of bacterium genomic DNA includes:
- the dnaG gene encoding DNA primase, with protein sequence MSDNVQEIKSRLDIAEVLRAYIKLIPAGKNLKALCPFHKEKSPSFMVSPDRGSWHCFGCGEGGDMFKFVMKYENIEFFEAMKLLAEKAGVTVAAGAAQGGAYRELYDANRAAKDFFVAQLVAAVPSAHQGIAREYLVKRGLTAETIREFEIGLAPAISDGLFRALTGARYAVPEIERAGLVIKSERGTYWDRFRGRVMFPLYNNFGKVVGFTGRVLPSEIAQTGFEAAKYVNSPETPIFNKSKILYGFHKSKSAIRDTKTAIVVEGQMDFLMLWQDGIKNVIASSGTALTMEHLIALRRIAETLVLSFDADDAGLAAAERSIDLAQSADFNVKILTIKGYKDPAEVVQGAPGKMAEFVTKALPAMRYYFDRYVHPGAPVADQKKSVRVVLGKIKQIASPIERLHWVRELGVLSGLTERALTEEMDALKVPEQVVQKAKNDELQAPEAPQSGAERQDPQTRSELVGERMLSLVCAYPALRAKVLAAEKDFAPTDVELLHAMTDEGIGTVSPELQARADLISLRSGLFVGENIAPEEELKRLMRELHMEALKKRQTELKQVIARCEASGDEACVAAALKEIDSVAKDLHTI